A section of the Microbulbifer pacificus genome encodes:
- a CDS encoding helix-turn-helix domain-containing protein: MTEMTIRGRAQPRELVENRVSFAGPSSELSVYDTYLPAERVGLSAGELLYCGMISGRKIMHAAGNYSAEFVPRESFVMAPGEKVHIDFPDARLENPTSCLTIEIARERVGAICEKLNAAAPLQREFDDWRYRPDSLIHTQHSQATQALLQRLVTTFTENSSDRDFLVDLGVSELVVRMLREQMRSFLLKVCEKNPEVNGLAAALNQLQSKLDQSLDIDQLSRMACMSRTRFYNEFKKHLGCTPAEFQQHLRMQAARDRLARGESVTRVCFDLGYRHLSHFSRRFHQQFGVSPKQYRDACEVEVRR; the protein is encoded by the coding sequence ATGACTGAAATGACGATCCGCGGTCGCGCACAGCCGCGGGAACTGGTGGAGAACCGGGTGTCGTTCGCCGGTCCCAGTTCCGAACTCAGTGTTTACGATACCTATTTGCCCGCAGAGCGGGTCGGGCTATCTGCGGGTGAGCTGCTGTACTGCGGAATGATCAGTGGCCGCAAGATCATGCACGCGGCGGGCAATTACAGTGCCGAGTTTGTGCCGCGGGAGTCGTTTGTTATGGCGCCCGGCGAAAAGGTACACATCGACTTCCCCGATGCCCGTCTGGAAAATCCCACCTCCTGCCTCACCATCGAAATCGCCCGCGAGCGCGTCGGCGCCATCTGCGAAAAACTGAATGCTGCGGCACCGCTGCAGCGGGAATTCGACGACTGGCGCTACCGCCCCGATTCCCTGATTCACACCCAGCACAGCCAGGCCACCCAGGCACTGCTGCAACGGCTGGTGACTACTTTTACCGAAAATTCCAGCGACCGGGATTTCCTGGTGGATCTCGGGGTGAGTGAACTGGTGGTGCGCATGCTGCGCGAGCAGATGCGCAGCTTCCTGCTGAAGGTGTGTGAGAAAAATCCCGAAGTGAACGGTCTCGCCGCTGCGCTAAACCAGCTGCAGTCCAAGCTGGACCAGTCGTTGGATATCGATCAATTGAGTCGGATGGCGTGCATGAGCCGAACGCGCTTTTACAACGAATTCAAAAAACATCTCGGCTGTACACCCGCGGAATTTCAGCAACACCTGCGCATGCAGGCGGCAAGGGATCGCCTGGCGCGCGGGGAATCGGTGACCCGGGTGTGTTTCGATCTTGGCTACCGGCACCTCAGCCACTTCAGCCGCCGCTTCCACCAGCAGTTTGGCGTAAGCCCGAAGCAGTACCGTGACGCCTGTGAGGTTGAGGTCCGCCGGTAA
- a CDS encoding NAD(P)-dependent alcohol dehydrogenase, with protein MKTIGYAAQSAGDTLAPWEFERRDLRPNDVAMEVLYCGICFTDIHQVQDDWGWGIFPMVPGHEIIGRVIDVGEDVSQFKKGDTVAVGCMVDSCLECDQCHHGEEQFCREGMTLTYAGRDRITGETTQGGYSKHLVCREEFVLHIPDGLDLSRAAPLLCAGITTYSPLRHWNIGPGSQVGVIGLGGLGHMAVKLAAGLGADVTVLSRTEDKEADARDLGADGLLVSSDAAAMEAAQSSFDLIIDTIPVKHDLTPYLRLLDVGGGLVLVGQIGPIEEMDSEPVVMGRRCIVGSAIGGIAETQELIDFCAKKNILPECEVINISEVNDALERLKRSDVRYRFVIDMASLAAP; from the coding sequence ATGAAAACCATCGGTTACGCCGCACAGAGCGCCGGCGACACCCTCGCCCCCTGGGAATTCGAGCGCCGCGACCTGCGCCCCAACGACGTGGCCATGGAGGTGCTGTACTGCGGCATCTGTTTTACCGACATCCACCAGGTACAGGACGACTGGGGCTGGGGTATTTTCCCGATGGTGCCGGGGCATGAAATTATCGGGCGCGTGATCGACGTGGGCGAAGACGTCAGCCAGTTCAAGAAAGGCGACACCGTCGCCGTGGGCTGCATGGTGGACTCCTGCCTGGAGTGCGACCAGTGCCACCACGGCGAGGAACAGTTCTGCCGCGAGGGCATGACCCTCACCTACGCCGGCCGCGACCGCATTACCGGCGAGACCACCCAGGGCGGCTACTCCAAGCATTTGGTGTGCCGCGAGGAATTTGTACTGCACATACCGGATGGCCTCGACCTCTCGCGCGCCGCACCGTTGCTGTGTGCAGGCATCACCACTTATTCCCCGCTGCGCCACTGGAACATCGGCCCCGGCAGCCAGGTAGGCGTGATCGGCCTCGGCGGTCTCGGGCATATGGCGGTAAAACTGGCAGCGGGCCTGGGTGCGGATGTGACGGTGCTCAGCCGCACCGAAGACAAGGAAGCCGACGCCCGGGACCTCGGCGCCGATGGCCTGCTGGTCTCCAGCGATGCCGCGGCGATGGAAGCGGCGCAGTCTTCGTTCGACCTGATCATCGACACCATTCCCGTCAAACACGACCTCACGCCCTACCTGCGGTTGCTGGATGTGGGCGGTGGGCTGGTGCTGGTTGGCCAGATAGGCCCGATCGAGGAAATGGACAGCGAACCGGTAGTAATGGGCCGCCGCTGTATTGTCGGCTCCGCCATCGGCGGCATAGCCGAGACCCAGGAGCTGATCGACTTTTGTGCCAAGAAAAATATCCTGCCGGAATGCGAGGTGATAAATATCAGTGAGGTGAACGATGCGCTTGAGCGACTCAAGCGCTCCGACGTACGCTACCGTTTTGTCATCGACATGGCCTCACTGGCCGCGCCCTAA
- the exaC gene encoding acetaldehyde dehydrogenase ExaC encodes MIYAQPGRDGALINFKPRYENFIGGEWVAPVSGDYMENISPVTGEAFCEVPRSTAADIELALDAAHSAKSAWGKTAAAARSNLLLRIADRIEQNLELLAVAETWDNGKAVRETIAADIPLCVDHFRYFAGCLRAQEGSMAELDEHTVSYHLHEPLGVVGQIIPWNFPLLMAAWKLAPALAAGNCVVLKPAEQTPASILVLMELIGDLLPAGVVNIVNGIGEEAGQALATSKRIAKIAFTGSTAVGGHILKCAAESLIPSTVELGGKSPNIYFADVMRQEDEFISKAVEGLVLAFFNQGEVCTCPSRALIQESIYDEFMQCVVERTKAIKRGNPLDMETQIGAQASLEQFDRIMTYIEIGQREGAEVIFGGGAADLGGEFQKGYYVQPTLLKGHNQMRVFQEEIFGPVVGVTTFKDEAEALAIANDTEYGLGAGVWTRDMNLAFRMGRNIQAGRVWTNCYHQYPAHAAFGGYKKSGIGRETHKKALEHYQQTKNLLVSYDTNPLGFF; translated from the coding sequence ATGATCTATGCACAACCCGGCCGAGATGGCGCACTTATCAACTTCAAACCGCGTTATGAGAATTTCATCGGTGGCGAATGGGTCGCTCCGGTGTCCGGCGATTACATGGAAAATATTTCCCCGGTCACCGGCGAGGCATTCTGCGAGGTACCCCGCTCCACCGCCGCCGATATCGAACTGGCGCTTGACGCCGCCCACTCCGCCAAAAGCGCCTGGGGAAAGACGGCCGCCGCAGCGCGCTCAAACCTACTGCTGAGAATTGCCGACCGCATCGAACAGAACCTGGAACTGCTCGCGGTGGCGGAAACCTGGGACAACGGCAAGGCGGTGCGGGAAACCATCGCTGCGGATATTCCCCTGTGCGTGGATCACTTCCGCTACTTCGCCGGCTGCCTGCGCGCCCAAGAGGGCAGTATGGCGGAGCTGGACGAACACACCGTTTCCTATCACTTACACGAACCGCTTGGTGTTGTCGGCCAGATTATTCCGTGGAACTTCCCGCTGTTGATGGCCGCGTGGAAACTCGCGCCGGCGCTGGCCGCCGGCAACTGCGTGGTGCTGAAGCCCGCCGAGCAGACTCCCGCGTCCATTCTGGTTCTGATGGAACTGATCGGCGACCTGCTGCCCGCGGGCGTGGTAAATATCGTCAACGGTATTGGCGAGGAAGCCGGCCAGGCACTGGCCACCAGCAAGCGCATTGCCAAGATTGCCTTCACCGGTTCCACCGCGGTGGGCGGCCATATCCTGAAATGCGCCGCGGAAAGCCTGATCCCGTCTACGGTCGAGCTGGGCGGCAAATCCCCCAATATCTACTTCGCCGACGTGATGCGGCAGGAAGACGAATTCATCAGCAAGGCGGTGGAAGGTCTGGTGCTGGCCTTCTTCAACCAGGGTGAGGTGTGTACCTGCCCATCGCGCGCGCTGATCCAGGAATCCATCTACGACGAGTTCATGCAGTGTGTGGTGGAGCGCACCAAGGCGATCAAGCGCGGCAACCCGCTGGATATGGAAACCCAGATTGGCGCCCAGGCGTCACTTGAGCAGTTCGACCGCATCATGACCTATATCGAAATCGGCCAGCGCGAGGGCGCGGAAGTGATCTTCGGCGGCGGCGCGGCAGATCTCGGCGGCGAGTTCCAGAAGGGTTACTACGTGCAGCCGACCCTGCTAAAAGGTCACAACCAGATGCGAGTTTTCCAGGAAGAAATTTTCGGCCCGGTAGTGGGCGTGACCACCTTCAAAGACGAGGCCGAGGCGCTGGCAATCGCCAACGACACGGAATACGGTCTCGGCGCCGGTGTGTGGACCCGGGATATGAATCTGGCCTTCCGTATGGGGCGCAATATCCAGGCCGGCCGGGTATGGACCAACTGCTACCACCAGTATCCAGCCCACGCCGCCTTCGGCGGCTACAAGAAATCCGGTATCGGCCGCGAGACCCATAAAAAGGCGCTGGAACACTACCAGCAAACCAAGAATCTGCTTGTCAGTTACGACACCAACCCGCTCGGGTTCTTTTGA
- a CDS encoding M16 family metallopeptidase yields the protein MLRNLLSSAVLLAAVSASTIGLVGCDRSGTESAAPAQSSSEFVIDYDEFQLDNGLQVIFHVDRSDPVVAVSLTAHVGSAREKEGRTGFAHLFEHLLFLESENLGKGGLDAMSARIGGSGANGSTSRDVTNYYQTVPKDALEKMLWAEADKLGWFINTVTEPVLAKEKQVVKNEKRQSYDNRPYGHIQYVIDRNLYPEGHPYHWQVIGSLEDLQNATLDDVKEFFRRWYVPNNVVLVVAGDFDTVQARKLVEKYFAEIPTGQDIERAAKQPASLKQSVRRYYEDNFAREPELTLAWPAVERYHPDSYALAVLMEYLAEGKRAPLYKVLVEDKQVTADVAMEGYESELAGQIQLQVQAFTGRDLDEVYEGIQQAFAQFEKDGIAEEDLERIKAGQEVAFYEGLSSVLGKGFQLAQYQVYTDNPSYVTEDIQRLLAVTADDVKRVYEKYIKGKPFVAASFVPRGQVEQALADSSQAEIVEEKIVNGAEEQFDASAAAEFEKTSSTFDRSKEPALGAPAETAVPTVWRDIYGSGMKVFGIESSEVPVVNLSIVIDGGQLQERLDKTGVANLAAMLMERGTDKRTPEELETEIQKLGASINVSASKNSIRFDVTTLARNFDKVFALLQEMLLEPRWDAKELELAKKSVASLIRRQAAEPNAIACQAFARLRYGKDSIRGYDLLGSEESVAAITMDDLKAYYRDYLSPSVARVHVVGDVPEMEFRKALGALAKSWPAKPVTILNANSEPAKPGIYFVDVSGAKQSVLRIGRPAMSALSDDYYPAVFTNYILGGGGFASRLTQQLREGKGYTYGIRSMVDGEKDLGTFAIGTGVRANVTAESVQLIDEILKDYAPTYTEQDLETSRAYLVRSNARAFETARAKLSLLEKMSEFRWPADYVRKHEAIAKAMSVEKVQQIAEEYMQPDSMIWVVVGDRATQFGRLEELGLGEVTLLDSN from the coding sequence ATGTTAAGGAATCTTCTCAGCTCGGCGGTACTGCTGGCTGCGGTCTCTGCTTCTACGATCGGCCTGGTCGGGTGCGACAGGTCCGGCACTGAATCTGCTGCGCCGGCGCAGTCGTCCTCCGAGTTCGTCATCGATTACGACGAGTTCCAGCTGGATAACGGCCTGCAGGTGATCTTCCATGTGGACCGCTCCGACCCAGTGGTGGCGGTGTCGCTCACCGCCCATGTGGGTTCCGCGCGGGAGAAGGAGGGGCGCACGGGCTTTGCGCACCTGTTCGAGCACCTGTTGTTCCTGGAGTCCGAGAACCTTGGTAAGGGCGGGCTGGATGCGATGAGTGCGCGCATCGGTGGTTCGGGCGCCAACGGCTCCACTTCCCGCGATGTCACCAACTACTACCAGACGGTGCCGAAAGACGCGCTGGAAAAAATGCTGTGGGCCGAGGCCGACAAGCTGGGGTGGTTTATCAACACCGTGACCGAGCCGGTACTGGCGAAGGAAAAGCAGGTGGTGAAGAACGAGAAGCGCCAGAGCTACGACAACCGCCCCTACGGCCACATCCAGTACGTGATCGACCGCAACCTGTACCCGGAGGGCCATCCCTACCACTGGCAGGTAATCGGTTCGCTGGAAGACCTGCAGAACGCCACCCTCGACGATGTGAAGGAGTTCTTCCGCCGCTGGTACGTGCCCAACAATGTGGTGCTGGTGGTGGCCGGGGATTTTGACACGGTGCAGGCCCGCAAGCTGGTGGAAAAATATTTTGCGGAAATCCCCACCGGCCAGGACATCGAGCGCGCCGCCAAGCAACCCGCGAGCCTGAAACAGAGCGTGCGCCGCTACTACGAAGACAACTTTGCACGCGAGCCGGAGCTGACCCTGGCGTGGCCGGCGGTGGAGCGCTACCACCCGGACAGCTACGCGCTGGCGGTGCTGATGGAATACCTGGCGGAAGGCAAGCGCGCGCCGCTTTACAAGGTGCTGGTGGAAGACAAGCAGGTCACCGCGGACGTGGCGATGGAGGGTTACGAGTCCGAACTGGCGGGGCAGATCCAACTGCAGGTACAGGCATTTACCGGGCGCGATCTCGACGAGGTCTACGAGGGCATCCAACAGGCCTTTGCGCAGTTTGAAAAAGACGGCATTGCGGAAGAGGACCTGGAGCGGATCAAGGCCGGCCAGGAAGTGGCGTTCTACGAGGGCCTTTCCAGTGTGCTCGGCAAGGGCTTCCAGCTCGCGCAGTATCAGGTGTATACCGACAACCCCAGTTATGTCACCGAGGATATCCAACGCCTGCTGGCGGTCACTGCGGATGATGTAAAGCGGGTTTACGAGAAATACATCAAGGGCAAGCCGTTTGTGGCCGCGAGCTTCGTGCCGCGCGGGCAGGTAGAGCAGGCGCTGGCGGATTCCTCACAAGCGGAAATTGTGGAGGAGAAAATCGTCAACGGCGCCGAGGAGCAGTTTGATGCTTCCGCCGCAGCGGAATTTGAGAAGACCTCGTCCACGTTCGATCGCTCTAAAGAACCGGCCCTGGGGGCCCCGGCAGAGACAGCGGTGCCGACGGTGTGGCGCGACATATACGGCAGCGGGATGAAGGTGTTCGGTATCGAGAGCAGCGAGGTCCCCGTAGTCAATTTAAGTATCGTGATCGACGGTGGCCAGCTGCAGGAGCGGCTCGACAAAACCGGCGTGGCCAACCTCGCTGCCATGCTGATGGAGCGCGGTACCGACAAGCGCACCCCGGAGGAACTGGAAACCGAGATCCAGAAACTGGGTGCCAGCATCAACGTGTCTGCCAGTAAGAATTCCATTCGCTTTGACGTCACCACGCTGGCGCGCAATTTCGACAAGGTGTTCGCGCTGCTGCAGGAAATGCTGCTGGAGCCGCGCTGGGATGCCAAGGAGCTGGAACTGGCGAAGAAGAGCGTTGCCAGCCTGATCCGGCGCCAGGCGGCGGAACCCAATGCCATTGCCTGCCAGGCATTCGCGCGCCTGCGCTACGGCAAAGACAGTATTCGCGGCTACGACCTGCTGGGTAGTGAGGAGTCCGTGGCGGCCATCACCATGGATGATCTCAAGGCCTATTACCGGGATTACCTGTCGCCGTCGGTGGCGCGTGTCCATGTGGTGGGAGATGTTCCGGAGATGGAATTCCGCAAGGCCCTCGGGGCATTGGCCAAGAGCTGGCCGGCGAAGCCGGTAACTATCCTCAATGCGAATTCCGAGCCGGCAAAACCGGGTATTTATTTTGTGGATGTGTCGGGGGCGAAACAGTCGGTACTGCGCATCGGCCGCCCCGCCATGTCGGCACTGTCGGATGACTATTACCCGGCGGTATTCACCAACTACATCCTCGGCGGCGGCGGCTTCGCCTCGCGCCTCACCCAGCAGCTGCGCGAGGGCAAGGGTTACACCTACGGCATCCGCTCCATGGTAGACGGGGAAAAAGATCTGGGCACCTTTGCCATCGGTACCGGCGTGCGCGCCAACGTCACCGCGGAATCCGTGCAGCTGATCGACGAAATCCTCAAGGACTATGCGCCGACCTACACTGAGCAGGATCTGGAAACCTCGCGCGCCTATCTGGTCCGCAGCAACGCCCGCGCGTTTGAAACTGCCCGCGCCAAACTGAGCCTGCTGGAAAAAATGAGTGAATTCCGCTGGCCCGCCGACTATGTGCGCAAACACGAGGCCATCGCCAAAGCCATGAGCGTAGAAAAAGTGCAGCAAATCGCCGAAGAATACATGCAACCGGATTCCATGATCTGGGTGGTGGTGGGCGATCGCGCCACGCAATTTGGTCGGCTCGAAGAACTCGGCTTGGGTGAAGTAACGCTACTGGACAGCAATTAA
- a CDS encoding APC family permease, with translation MSERVALKRSLSLPATSFYGIGTIVGAGIYALIGKVADETGLSLPYAFLLAGIIAAFTALSYAELSSRYPQSAGSAAYIYQAWQRRWFAQLVGVLVAITGIVSAATIANGFVGYLELFIQVPEYLAITLLLVVLTLIALWGINESALTVTLITLVEVGGLLFVIFVSREAPAVQEWQRVFAFPEMAAWPGLLVGSFLAFYAYIGFEDMVNIAEEVKNPRRTLPWAILIAIGVSTLLYILVAAFAVRTIPIHTLAQSGAPLATMVSNAGYSTQFIGVISMFAVVNGALVQIIMASRLLYGMANKGMAPTLFSRLNARTQTPVVSTLLVAGCILVFALWLPLTILAKITAFIMLIIFSLVNLCLVVIKLRQEPVEAGVTRYPLWCPAAGFLLCAALIAFQLLA, from the coding sequence GTGTCAGAACGGGTCGCCCTGAAACGATCACTGTCCCTGCCAGCAACCAGCTTCTACGGTATCGGTACCATCGTCGGTGCCGGCATCTATGCCCTGATCGGCAAGGTGGCAGATGAAACCGGGCTATCCCTGCCCTACGCCTTCCTGCTGGCGGGGATTATTGCCGCATTTACCGCTCTGTCTTATGCCGAACTTTCTTCACGTTATCCACAGAGCGCGGGCTCGGCCGCCTACATCTATCAGGCCTGGCAGCGGCGCTGGTTCGCGCAGCTGGTCGGCGTGCTGGTGGCGATCACCGGCATCGTCTCGGCGGCGACCATTGCCAACGGCTTCGTCGGTTACCTGGAACTCTTTATCCAGGTACCGGAATACCTCGCCATCACCCTGCTGTTAGTGGTGCTCACGTTGATTGCGCTGTGGGGCATCAATGAATCTGCGCTCACGGTAACCCTCATCACCCTGGTGGAAGTAGGCGGCCTGCTGTTTGTCATTTTCGTCAGCCGCGAGGCTCCAGCGGTGCAGGAGTGGCAACGGGTGTTCGCTTTCCCCGAAATGGCCGCCTGGCCCGGACTACTTGTCGGCAGCTTCCTGGCGTTTTATGCGTATATCGGTTTTGAGGATATGGTGAATATTGCCGAGGAAGTGAAGAACCCGCGCCGGACACTGCCGTGGGCAATACTGATCGCCATTGGCGTATCCACCCTGCTCTACATACTGGTGGCGGCATTCGCGGTACGCACCATCCCCATCCATACACTGGCACAGAGTGGCGCGCCGCTGGCGACCATGGTGAGCAATGCCGGCTACTCGACGCAGTTTATCGGAGTCATCAGCATGTTTGCGGTGGTGAACGGCGCGCTGGTACAGATCATCATGGCATCCAGGCTGCTGTATGGCATGGCAAATAAAGGCATGGCACCGACACTATTTTCCCGGCTCAATGCCCGGACACAGACCCCGGTCGTTTCGACCTTGCTGGTGGCGGGCTGCATTCTGGTATTCGCCCTCTGGTTGCCACTCACGATCCTGGCCAAAATCACCGCATTTATCATGCTGATAATATTTTCGCTGGTGAACCTTTGCCTGGTGGTGATCAAGCTGCGCCAGGAGCCGGTGGAAGCGGGCGTAACCCGCTATCCACTGTGGTGCCCTGCGGCCGGTTTCCTGCTGTGCGCAGCACTGATTGCATTCCAGCTGCTGGCCTGA
- a CDS encoding thrombospondin type 3 repeat-containing protein, giving the protein MKKLSFLPLIVSLAACGGGGGSDNASEDQGGNGSGGQGLSAPSIKLSSTLGDITRENTPKLARVVVDLLHAGRDVHQIWDRGQYFNNFTRGEESGSCEGGGKYKIRLSDDGKRLRESYDNCSLFDYSTQQEITVNGDMQTDFSGIDASGNFQVNQIYRDYKITEGSGQWETVDAIIAYKGNNIADSGVQPQVTLTLRAVNSIEGTINAEDFRISITDSLDFISNLNGAVGVGGAVEYVGIGTTQLGFDENRGSFLLSGSGNDRGEVAIRYGAVDVLFDAGGDDQSEYGLRIPMGETGGIPLFGTEPSQPYVQTQQVGNQERRNVDGNATTSVSVLPNFGDAGGRLLGFTLQVDAVRLQGRPDDYHTPPAEELPFEYTITQPVAGLFRIETHGDLGADVAAFEATFFATNALGNESNPPLPAMIYLYRDTDSDGIADFTDDDDDNDGVPDHRDALPRDPTETEDADGDGIGDNADLDDDNDGIEDTADFYPYDRYCYLEADGDGERCLLHSVGGNSYGKILDRNGIVYFYKTGSLEVKRWDSLTQHFLPSIHLEPASVGSVGQFNTLYYAEPQHALYIKYDDRVYSRIGLNATTLVENFYVRGPSTEEAWELYGVDFAENYVVLLGQSTNGYERYSYDLTGALGATYSEARQHYDATQYRYVDSARFCTIGYKLDVVTGGFIDIASGSDFDGPCGYMRIQTGRQPIVSPDGTRAVISGGVIINADQEVVGTGNVSFRTHDIGWTNAGIYYLNSTAETLDRYDNNGELLESLPLERQETVGKLLINDDHLIWFDGALPKVVRLPLSSSKN; this is encoded by the coding sequence GTGAAAAAACTGTCTTTTCTTCCCCTTATTGTGTCACTGGCTGCCTGCGGCGGCGGTGGTGGTTCCGATAACGCCTCCGAGGATCAGGGCGGCAATGGTTCTGGTGGGCAGGGTCTCAGTGCACCATCCATCAAGCTTTCATCCACGCTGGGTGACATTACTCGCGAGAACACTCCCAAGCTAGCCAGGGTAGTGGTAGACCTGCTGCACGCAGGGCGTGATGTGCATCAGATATGGGACAGGGGGCAATACTTCAATAATTTCACTCGGGGAGAAGAGTCCGGCAGTTGCGAAGGTGGTGGTAAATACAAGATCCGACTCTCTGACGATGGCAAGCGCCTTCGAGAGAGCTACGACAATTGCAGTCTGTTCGACTATTCCACGCAGCAGGAAATCACCGTAAATGGTGACATGCAGACGGATTTTTCCGGTATCGACGCCAGCGGAAATTTTCAGGTAAATCAGATTTATCGGGATTACAAAATCACCGAAGGCAGCGGCCAATGGGAAACCGTTGACGCGATCATCGCCTACAAAGGCAACAATATTGCGGATTCCGGTGTGCAGCCTCAGGTCACTTTAACCCTGCGCGCGGTGAACAGCATTGAAGGCACTATCAATGCAGAAGACTTTCGCATATCCATAACCGACAGCCTGGATTTTATTAGTAACCTCAACGGGGCAGTCGGTGTCGGCGGTGCCGTGGAGTATGTTGGCATCGGTACCACGCAACTTGGTTTCGATGAAAACCGAGGCAGTTTTCTGTTGAGCGGCAGCGGTAACGATCGTGGGGAAGTTGCGATCAGATATGGTGCTGTGGATGTCTTGTTTGATGCAGGTGGCGACGACCAAAGCGAGTACGGTCTGCGTATTCCCATGGGCGAAACGGGTGGCATTCCGCTCTTCGGAACCGAACCGTCGCAACCCTATGTTCAAACCCAGCAGGTGGGGAATCAGGAAAGGCGCAATGTCGATGGCAACGCGACTACAAGTGTTTCAGTGTTGCCGAATTTTGGCGATGCGGGTGGCCGCCTGCTGGGGTTTACGCTTCAGGTAGACGCCGTCCGCCTGCAAGGTAGGCCGGATGACTACCATACGCCACCGGCTGAAGAATTACCGTTTGAATACACCATCACCCAGCCAGTAGCTGGCCTATTCCGGATCGAAACCCACGGCGATCTCGGTGCCGATGTGGCGGCGTTCGAGGCGACGTTTTTCGCCACGAACGCGCTAGGCAACGAGAGCAATCCTCCTCTTCCCGCTATGATCTATCTCTATCGGGATACGGATTCCGATGGTATCGCCGATTTCACCGACGATGACGATGATAATGATGGCGTCCCTGATCACCGAGACGCACTGCCGAGAGATCCCACGGAAACCGAGGACGCCGATGGCGACGGTATCGGTGACAACGCCGACCTCGACGACGATAACGATGGTATTGAAGATACTGCTGATTTTTACCCGTACGACCGTTACTGTTACTTGGAGGCAGATGGTGATGGTGAACGCTGCTTACTCCATAGCGTGGGCGGCAACAGCTATGGAAAGATCCTGGACCGGAATGGCATTGTTTACTTCTACAAAACGGGAAGCCTAGAAGTGAAGCGCTGGGATTCCCTTACTCAACACTTCTTGCCTTCAATCCATCTGGAGCCTGCGTCGGTCGGATCCGTCGGGCAATTCAACACGTTGTATTACGCGGAGCCGCAACATGCGCTCTACATTAAATACGATGACAGGGTGTATTCACGGATTGGCCTCAATGCCACCACTTTGGTGGAAAATTTCTACGTGCGAGGACCGTCTACTGAAGAGGCGTGGGAGCTGTACGGAGTAGACTTTGCCGAAAACTATGTGGTGTTGTTGGGGCAGAGTACCAATGGTTATGAACGTTATAGCTATGACTTGACAGGTGCCTTGGGAGCGACTTATTCGGAAGCTCGCCAACACTATGATGCCACCCAGTACCGGTATGTTGATTCCGCGCGCTTCTGTACGATCGGCTACAAGCTGGATGTGGTGACCGGTGGCTTTATCGATATCGCCTCTGGCAGCGACTTTGACGGCCCGTGTGGTTACATGCGTATCCAGACCGGCCGCCAGCCAATCGTATCGCCAGACGGCACACGTGCGGTGATTTCAGGCGGTGTTATTATCAATGCCGATCAGGAAGTTGTGGGAACCGGTAATGTCTCTTTCCGTACCCATGATATCGGCTGGACCAATGCTGGGATCTACTATCTGAACTCGACCGCCGAAACACTTGATCGCTACGACAACAATGGGGAGCTGCTGGAGAGTCTGCCGCTAGAGCGTCAGGAAACTGTTGGCAAGCTACTGATCAATGATGACCATCTGATCTGGTTCGACGGTGCGCTGCCAAAAGTGGTGCGTCTGCCATTATCTAGCAGTAAGAACTAA
- a CDS encoding glutathione S-transferase: protein MLDYKLYYWDLPFRGVFIEMFLADVGASYALHDASEIYPERSLKIENPGMAPPYLYDWKSKKYFAQLPAIMMHLAREYDYLPKRAETHTLALKILLDCNDVLLEITNYHGMVMWNKNSWDEFRNGRLADWMEIFEKTGLEHGLKAGGGYLLGTTISVADIATAALFGTMVYAFPVLEEDLQENAPHIAQLVKHVEARKPIQAMLERRRVVWERGYCGGQIESSLRKVLGQ, encoded by the coding sequence GTGCTGGACTACAAACTCTACTACTGGGACCTGCCATTTCGTGGTGTGTTCATCGAAATGTTTCTGGCGGATGTGGGTGCCAGTTACGCGCTCCACGATGCCAGTGAAATTTACCCAGAGCGCAGCCTCAAGATCGAAAACCCGGGCATGGCGCCCCCCTACCTGTACGATTGGAAAAGCAAAAAGTACTTTGCCCAGCTGCCGGCGATTATGATGCACCTGGCGCGTGAGTACGACTATCTTCCCAAACGCGCCGAGACCCACACCCTCGCCCTGAAAATCCTCCTCGACTGCAACGACGTGCTGCTGGAAATCACCAATTACCACGGTATGGTGATGTGGAACAAAAACAGCTGGGACGAATTCCGCAACGGCCGCCTTGCGGACTGGATGGAAATCTTTGAAAAGACCGGCTTGGAACACGGCCTTAAAGCCGGCGGTGGCTATCTGCTGGGCACAACCATTTCCGTGGCGGATATCGCGACCGCGGCGCTGTTCGGCACCATGGTGTATGCCTTCCCCGTTCTCGAAGAGGACCTGCAGGAAAACGCGCCCCACATTGCGCAGCTGGTAAAGCATGTCGAGGCGCGCAAGCCCATTCAGGCAATGCTGGAGAGGCGCCGGGTGGTGTGGGAGCGGGGCTATTGCGGGGGGCAGATCGAGAGCTCGCTGCGCAAGGTGTTGGGCCAGTAA